Genomic window (Oncorhynchus mykiss isolate Arlee chromosome 28, USDA_OmykA_1.1, whole genome shotgun sequence):
CAAAgccataaaatatatttaagtagtTTCTTAAATCTAAATAATCTCAGAGACAATAAAAAGACATACCACGAGTGCCTTTGACAAAAGAACAGAAGCGCCTCATCCCTCTCACACTGCCCAGGCATCTCTTCAGCAGCCACTGGTCTGCAAATGTCCACTTCAGCACCTCTGCGAAGGGAATAGCACAATGGACAGATGAGAAGAAtactagaatagaacagaattaCATAGCATCctggccctcccttctccctccctctcatatACACACTGGTCACAACACATGCTCTCATCAATACCTTGACTATGCCTATATATTATCTCAATGCTTCAAATGGTTTGCTAATACTTAATACAGCCTGGCCTACTATTACAGGGTGTACCATTGTCTAATGCTTTATTGACCGCTGTATAGTCTTTCTCTGGATGGAAACGAATATTAAAGAGTATTTAACTCCATCATCCCTGTATTGATTATGCCTAACATTCTCTTAACCAGAAAAAAAAGCACACTCTTGCACAACAATCAATCGATCTACCGATCTACTTCAAACACTGAAATTGCTGTTTGATGTATTTAAGTCTTGACCTTTAGCTTGGCATGACGAAAACTGCAGGAACTCTGTACACAAGGAATAGTAGTTATACAGCTCTGTCTGTTTGAAGTAAACGAACCGATGCACGCTCAGCCATACAAGGAATCCGCCTCTTCTCACATCCTACAATGTCAATGAATGACAAGCTAGTAAGTAGCAATTTGACTTATCAGCTTGAATGTGGTAATCTTGTTGAAGATTTGATTGTTTTGTGTACCAAAATTTGTGTGAATAATTCATTAACTTTTGTAATATGGCTTGGTTACCTGGATGCGTGGAATTTCAGGACAAAGGTACCACTTGTTTTCGGATAGAACACATAACGGAGTCTGACCAAACACCTAGGCCAAGATAAATATTACAGAAATTAGTGTATCCAAGATATAAAGGATCTACACAAGTGTTGATTAACAAGAAATCCGTACATACTGGCAAATTCAGAAATGTATTGAAGAAATCCACAAAAACGTCATCCTTGAAAAAGTCTGCAAGCGCTTTATCACATTGTCCTCCTAGAAATAGACCATAGACAAAAGTCTGTTTTCTTAATtaataaaatgttcataaattatgaacttgaaTTTGAAATTCAAATGTTGTTTCCGATCCAAATGAGCATGCATAGAGTAAAACCATACATCAGTCATAGCCAACTACCTGTCCTTGGTGTCATTTGAGTTGTGTACCCTCGCATCTTAAACTTCCAAAAGACATCCCTTTTGTCTGATCAATGGCGTTCTGGTAAAATTATGTAGTTGTCTATATATAGATGACAACAGGCTTATAGAGGGACACCATGACTGTTTTTTTAAAGTCTTGCATTCTTGAAGTGATGTCATAGATGTCTAAAGTTCCAAATGTATCATTGTTGGGTAAAATTGGAATGTCTTGTCTTGACACTAACTCACACTTTGTACTcaccttccactctctctcttctcatggAAAACCAATACCTCAATGCCAAAGAATATTATGTAGCTTGTCCTGCTACTCTACAGTGAACAGGATATGATATATCAtatatgatatactgtataccacAGGAGGCGGGTGGCCCCTTAATTAGGGAGGAGGGGCTCGTGGTAATGTttggagcggaattagtggaagGATATTAACAAAATCAAACacttggtttccatgtgtttgatgccattccattcgctctgttccagccattattatgagctgttctcccTTCAGCAGCTTCCTGTGATATATACCATTATATATGGTACCCTTTCTCTAATCcccatcattattattatttattctaATAATTATAATCGTTTTTACTGTTATTGTTGTCATTATCTCACGTCACTTCAGCAACGGTGGCTTTGTCATTCATGCTAATAAAGCTTATCTCAATCTAAATCTGAATCTGATATGGGCTACTCCCGAACAATACTGTACATAAATGAACATCCTGTACGGATGTGCGGAACTCTGGTTTGATCAATTTTCCAGAAACGATAAATGTGTACCTACAAATATTAATGTGAATTATTTCTATAACAGACCAAGGTTCTTCATCAAGTGTATTATTTTCTACGAGGAATAACTAGTTACACAATATGTAATTGGTATTCAATTGTATGAAAATATAGGCCTTGACTTCTAGTTTATGAGTACATCAATAGACAATAGACATTTTTTTAACACGGGGCGGCGTTTGGAATATAGCTACCGCCAGCCAGCGTATCTTTTATGATGAGAGGCTTTTTGACTGCGTTTTATTTTCCCTGAGATGGAATTTAGTgctatgttttttaaattgtaccCATTAAATCTCGATTGCCTttaaatatgcatatatttacaGACATTTTAGTTATTACTGTAACCTAAAGTTAAAGCTTCCTGGTCTTTGTAATGGTGTAGGAAGGGCAGTCAGTCTACTTCTAGATACATTGGGTATTAGACACAATGGGTTCCGTACTTGATACATTGTAGCGGTCTCACAAAATGTCACGCAATGCTTTTTAACTATACAAGAGGGCGTTGCGTCCCGAACCCCGTCCAATGATCGAGCCTCGTGTGCTTCAATCACCTTGGATTACACacatgtttttttctctgaccaATCATAGACGCCGAGCTACAGCTCTCACGTTATAAATTAAACTGAAACATGAGTTAGAGccgagagaatgagagaacaaCTATCGGGAAAATTTTCAACATTACATTGGACCTGCCAGTCCTTTCGTTTTTATATCTGTTTTCTCGTTTTTACAGGTAATTAACTCCCTCTTTCCTTATGATAAACTGTCTACCCTTATTTGACCTATTGTAGCCTAGTTATTTCCGCGTTCCAGATAAGTAGAAGGcacctttttgttttgtttccaaTTGGGACACTTTGTCCTTTCATTGGAAATGGTTGTCTTTAGTCAGATTTAGTGAAGTTTGTGGTGTCTTTGCTGATTTATTGACTTCCTCTCTATAATGTAGTGTTCGGTTAATTGTGCTGTAAATTGATGTAGGAAGTGTCTGATGCAATAGCGTCGCCAtgactccagtgtgtgtgtgtggtgtggtggtggtggtgggggggggggggtgtattctgggaatgacgcaaaggtacgttgTGGTGTTGTTGATAGTCGTaaaggaggatgatgatgataaaATGTTGTTGGGAAATGGGATTATTAGTTAGGGTAACATGGATTCTGTTGGTCTGTAGCCTACCAATCCAGGAATGGTCATCTTATTAACACGCTGTGATCAATATGGCAGAATTTTATTTTTGTCAGATTTGCTCTACTTGAAGTGGCGAAAACCATCTGTTTTGACTCTTGCCATGGATTTCAATGAAATAAAATGCCTAAGATGTGTCTTCGCATTTATTCTTTGATTAGTTCTGGAACAATGAGCAATCTGGTCTCTGAGTTAGCTGTTATGCAACACATCTTCCAATTGTGGTCAACGAGGTGGCGGCTTTGACGTGTAAACTCATCATACCTGTTGACGTTTTTGTATCTCCCTAGGTGTTTTATAACAAATAATATGGCTACGTCCTCCAGCGCAGAACTGAGTAAGGCTGTCAAACAGCAGTACATGGACCTCCCTCAGGGAGACAAAGTCCAAATCATGTATGTCTGGATCGATGGAACCGGAGAGGGACTCCGCTGTAAGACCAGAACGCTGGATTCGGAGCCCAAGTGCATTGAAGGTAAACAATGGTTGTTGGTTGACATTTGACACAAAGTTCCAGGAGATTTATGAGTTTTGTAGCCTAGCCTGCCTAGTTTACGCAAGTCACTCAACAACTAACTCCTTCTTTGCCTTAATTCTGTAGAACTGCCTGAATGGAACTTTGATGGCTCTAGCACCTACCAGTCTGAGGGCTCAAACAGTGATATGTATTTGATTCCTTCTGCAATGTTCAGAGATCCTTTCCGCAAAGACCCCAACAAACTGGTCCTGTGTGAAGTGCTGAAGTACAACCGCAAACCTGCAGGTAACTTCTAAATCTTGGTGTGCATCTGTCTAGCTAAGCTTTTTAAATCTATTTTTACTTCAGTATATAATATAGGTACATTCTTTGCACAGAAACCAACCTTCGTTTGACGTGTAATAAAGTTATGGACATGGTTGAGAACCAGGTCCCTTGGTTTGGCATGGAGCAAGAGTACACCATTTTGGGCACGGATGGACACCCATTTGGCTGGCCCAACAACGGCTTCCCTGGCCCACAAGGTAAAGACTGTTCTTAGTGGTCTTTGACTGACTATGTAAACTTCTTCCTCGGATGCGTTTCTTTGAATGTGACGGTAACTATTCTTGAACCAACCCTGTCCTTATGTGTACAGGTCCCTATTACTGTGGAGTGGGATCTGACAAGGCCTACGGTAGAGATATTGTGGAAGCCCACTACAGAGCCTGCCTGTATGCTGGGGTCATGATCTGTGGAACCAATGCTGAAGTCATGCCTGCACAGGTAAGCACAATTTTACTTGTGTGTatgcatttattttttttgctcgTCTAATGGCTGATCCTATGCAATGAGACTTATGTACGTGAACACTGTTTTTGTCTTTCTAGTGGGAGTTCCAGGTTGGCCCTTGTGAAGGCATCAGCATGGGTGATCACCTTTGGGCAGCTAGGTTCATTCTCCACCGGGTGTGTGAGGACTTTGGTGTGGTGGCCTCATTTGACCCCAAGCCCATCACTGGAAACTGGAACGGCGCTGGATGCCACACCAATTTCAGCACAAAAGAGATGAGGGAAGAGGGTGGTTTGAAGTGAGTACTGGATCATGTGAAGATGTGTTCATACTAGGTTTAATCAGTAGTCGTAATTATTCAATTGCACCCATCTATGCTTTTGGATGTGGAGTAAACCCAGACTTATTAGAATGCTCTTAAGGCAAAGCAGATGGTGTTGACCACCTGTGAGCTTTTCTGTGATGAACTAATCTCGCCTTCTCACTGCTCCAGGGCCATTGAGGAGTCCATTGAAAGGCTGGGGAAGAGGCATAGCTACCACATCCGTGCCTATGACCCTAAAGGGGGACTTGACAATGCCCGTCGCCTTACCGGCCACCATGAAACCTCCAACATCCACGAGTTCTCTGCCGGTGTGGCCAACCGCGGTGCCAGCATCCGCATCCCTCGCACTGTGGGCCAGGAGAAGAAGGGCTACTTCGAGGACCGCCGCCCATCTGCCAACTGTGACCCGTACGCCGTGACTGAGGCTATAATCCGCACCTGTTTGCTTAGTGAGGAAGGAGATGAACCTGTGAACTACTAGATCTAACTAGAGCCACACCTCTGGACTGAATCCCCTTCGCCACCACCCTTCTCCATTCTCATTTTCTAAATGGCTGAAAAGTTGAACTAGTACTGTATTTGTTGTAATTTTTCACTGAAATTATTCTAACCTTCTAAATGGCTTAAAGTTGGCTGGTCAACTTAACATGGAATTAAATCTGTTTAacataaaaacaaacatttaatgaAAGATGGTGGCTGACAGGGCATTGTCTTCCCCTTTTGAGTCTTCTAGTGGGGAGTATAACTGTTTTTAAATCCCCATTTGATCTCGCGTTTCCTGCAGTCTGTCGAACTGAAATAAACTAAAGCACATGTGGACACTGACGACTATGGCTGGGCGGCATGTGTAATTGTCTTAATAAAACCTATTTTGCTAGTTTGTGTACTTTATGCACGTTGacctggatttttttttcaaCTCTGTACCACTTTTTCAATGTTACTATGTAGGTAGtgtttttaaatgtcaactttCAGATTTTACACTACTGGATCATGTTGTATGGTACATTCTTCAGACGTGTGGCTCCAAATCCTGTCTTATCCATTTGTGGAGTTCCTGTGAGACTCATGAAGGAGTTTTATCCTTTCTCAACTGATTTCTTGTTCTGGCACATGATTTGGTAAAATCTGAATATGCTGaactttttatttaaactttaattTTTACCACGACTGACTGTTTCTTGTCTCAACCGGTTTACTAAAGGCCAACATGGCTGCGTTTAAACAGGCAGTCAAATTCTGAAACCATCTTCCCCAACTAACTTTGTATTTTGACTAGTCACATTTAAtctgcctgtctaaacacagcccATTTGGCATGTAGAACTAATGTAATGATATTGCAGAATCAAGGCATTCCTGAAATGAAACCAAGCTGATGGAAATTAATCACGTTGTACATAATTCCCATTGAGTGCCAACCTGCAAAACTGGAAGTCCCCTAGTCAAAGGGTTTGTGTGGTGGATGGTCTCTGGATTGTATTGCAATTCACACATTTAAACAAGCAATGCAGGGTTTTCTCTGGCATTGATGCCTAGGAACATGATCACAGTAATTGAATCTGGACTAGACTTAAAATATTTCTCACCAGCACATGCACAAGGGAGACATACATTTTCAATCAAGATTCATCTGTGATCATAAGCGTAAACTAAATGCAGGCTGTACCTTTTATAAACCTTAATTAACATGGTGTGAATAGTGTTGTGTATTGGGATACAGCTGGGCATGTTGCTCTTTCATGCAAGGGTGTTGGAATGTTTTCCAGCTGAATGTACTGTAGGAGGAGATATTTACAACTGAAAGGACTGCTGAGTTGGAAAACATCTAGCCTCTCCCACCAGGgcttatacactgctcaaaaataaagggaacactaaaataacacattctagatctgaatgaatgaaatattcttattaaatacttttttctttacatagttgaatgtgctgacaaaatcacaaattatcaatggaaatcacatttatcaacccatggaggtctggatttggagtcacactcaaaattaaagtggaaaaccacactacaggctgatccaacttttatgtaatgtccttaaaacaagtcaaaatgaggctcagtagtgtgtgtggcctccacgtgcctgtatgatctccctacaacgcctgggcatgctcctgatgaggtggcagatggtctcctgagggatctcctcccagacctggactaaagcatccgccaactcctggacagtctgtggtgcaatgtggcgttggtggatggagcgagacatgatgtcccagatgtgctcaattggattcaggtctggggaacgggcgggccagtccatagcatcaatgccttcctcttgcaggaactgctgacacactccagccacatgaggtctagcattgtcttgcattaggaggaacccagggccaaccgcaacaGCATAtcgtctcacaaggggtctgaggatctcatctcggtacctaatggcagtcaggctacctctggcgagcacatggagggctgtgcggccccccaaagaaataccaccccacaccatgactgacccaccgccaaaccggtcatgctggaggatgttgcaggcagcagaacgttctccatggcgtctccagactctgtcacgtctgtcacatatgctcagtgtgaacctgctttcatctgtgaagagcacagggcgccagtggcgaatttgccaatcttggtgttctctggcaaatgccaaacgtcctgcacagtgttgggctgtaagcacaacccccacctgtggacgtcgggccctcattaccaccctcatggagtctgtttctgaccgtttgatcATGCACATTCGTGGCCAGCTGGAGGTCAATTTGCAGGGCTCTgccagtgctcctcctgctcctccttgcacaaagacggaggtagcggtcctgctgctgggttgttgctctCCTACGGCCTCTGATGCACACGGTAACTGAtgcacatttgatttgatctgccaACTCTATTTTATATGACTGTGCAACTGATTTTCTTAACATGTCATCCACTTTAAAGTTAATCAATCAATTTAAGCACCTTATGGGACTACACACAACTCTCACATGGATGCTGAGGGAAATGCCACATGATCCTAGTGATCTGAGCTTGCAGCAGCAGCCTGAAGTCCATCCTGTGTTTCTGTCGATTCATCACTGTCCCCTCCCTTGGCTAAACTGGACCCAAACCAAGAAATGTTGATATTTATGGGACATTAACAAGTCTTTTAGCCAGGGAAGATGTCAGTCACAGTATTTACCATGTAGAGTCGTCAGGTGTTAGAAAGGTTATTTCTTTACTCTGTAAGGGAACAAGGGGGTATTTTTTCCCATAAGGGGTATACTACAAATCAGGGTCAATGTGTTGGCCAGCTTACTTGCCTAAATATTATGAAATAACATGAAATGGGCATGGTCTACTTGActcaataacccaaaacacataCTTAAATTGTAGCTTTCTTAACGAACCAGAAAATCAATAGTTATTTCGGGTTCTTTGTTcaaagctagctggctaattCATTGATTGTGCTTTGTAGTGTACCCCTCTGGAAGTACAGGAACATCCACACTTCACAGGACATACGTAAataacagcgcctcttcaactagaggaggctgaagaaatgtggcttgtcacctaaaaccctcacaaacttttacagatgcataattgagagcatcctgtcgggctgtatcacagcctggtacggcaactgcatcgCGCACAACTGCAGGGTTCTCCAGAGGGTGTTGCGttttgcacaacgcatcactgggggcaaactacctgccttccaggacacatacagcacctgaagtcacaggaaggccaaaaagataaacaaggacaacaactacctgagccactgcctgttcaccccgctaccatccagaaggctgggactgagagactgaaaaaccgcttctatctcaaggccatcagactgttaaacagccatcactaacacagagaggctgctgcctacatacagacttcaAATCATTGGACACTTAAATAAATGGAACAGTAGTCACGTTAATAATgtccctttaataatgtttacatatcttgcattactcatctcatatactgtattctatactatctattgcatcttagcctatgcagctctgacattgctcatccatatattaatACTTATATATTCCTATTCTATTCCTTACATATAATGCATAcctacaggctctaaccaatagtgcaaaggtattaggtgaacagtaGTTaattaagtaaagaaataaaacagtaaaaagacagactatatacagtagcga
Coding sequences:
- the gs04 gene encoding glutamine synthetase (The RefSeq protein has 2 substitutions compared to this genomic sequence) codes for the protein MATSSSAELSKAVKQQYMDLPQGDKVQIMYVWIDGTGEGLRCKTRTLDSEPKCIEELPEWNFDGSSTYQSEGSNSDMYLIPSAMFRDPFRKDPNKLVLCEVLKYNRKPAETNLRLTCNKVMDMVENQVPWFGMEQEYTILGTDGHPFGWPNNGFPGPQGPYYCGVGSDKAYGRDIVEAHYKACLYAGVMICGTNAEVMPAQWEFQVGPCEGISMGDHLWAARFILHRVCEDFGVVASFDPKPIPGNWNGAGCHTNFSTKEMREEGGLKAIEESIERLGKRHSYHIRAYDPKGGLDNARRLTGHHETSNIHEFSAGVANRGASIRIPRTVGQEKKGYFEDRRPSANCDPYAVTEAIIRTCLLSEEGDEPVNY
- the gs04 gene encoding glutamine synthetase isoform X1; this encodes MATSSSAELSKAVKQQYMDLPQGDKVQIMYVWIDGTGEGLRCKTRTLDSEPKCIEELPEWNFDGSSTYQSEGSNSDMYLIPSAMFRDPFRKDPNKLVLCEVLKYNRKPAETNLRLTCNKVMDMVENQVPWFGMEQEYTILGTDGHPFGWPNNGFPGPQGPYYCGVGSDKAYGRDIVEAHYRACLYAGVMICGTNAEVMPAQWEFQVGPCEGISMGDHLWAARFILHRVCEDFGVVASFDPKPITGNWNGAGCHTNFSTKEMREEGGLKAIEESIERLGKRHSYHIRAYDPKGGLDNARRLTGHHETSNIHEFSAGVANRGASIRIPRTVGQEKKGYFEDRRPSANCDPYAVTEAIIRTCLLSEEGDEPVNY